A window from Apteryx mantelli isolate bAptMan1 chromosome 27, bAptMan1.hap1, whole genome shotgun sequence encodes these proteins:
- the RSRP1 gene encoding arginine/serine-rich protein 1 isoform X1 encodes MGVTHEAGLSPQASPQEQDPCGGGPAAWSRNAQVPQGNQHLGCPAAPSGTETGFCRIPVKTEPTSSTCMEKMKVRKTDDMTNFMDDLTLSSPKKRDSCVRSKRSCDRSSTRSSSRSSYSSQSSSSSSSSASSRSWSRSRSRSRSWARRNDSLRYGRYSRSYSRSRSRSRGYMRYRSRYRTTRYRRYYRSPPRYRSRSRSWSRGRSYYRRPYSRSRSHSRGQRYYGFGRTIYTEAYRSWRSRSRTRSRSRSPLHLSEKEKRELLEIAKANAAKALGTDDIVLPASLKVISPSKEINNERPKHENFGESAEQLGRLTEDVARSGMERATVQRSISFSPNNTMAKPVLQKPASHAVKEIAISPGREDDKKGSPYGQWVPIKKEENKFLNFSPKSALFRAR; translated from the exons ATGGGGGTGACTCACGAAGCGGGGCTGTCCCCTCAGGCGTCGCCACAGGAGCAGGACCCGTGCGGGGGGGGCCCGGCTGCCTGGAGCCG GAACGCCCAGGTTCCCCAGGGGAACCAGCACTTGGGATGTCCGGCGGCCCCCAGCG GAACAGAAACTGGCTTTTGTAGAATACCAGTAAAAACAGAGCCAACTTCCAGTACCTGCATGGAGAAAATGAAGGTTAGAAAGACTGATGACATGACAAACTTCATGGATGATTTAACCCTCAGCTCTCCTAAGAAAAGGGATTCTTGTGTGAGATCCAAAAGAAGTTGTGATAGGTCATCAACAAGGTCATCTAGCAGATCGTCTTACAGTTCACAGTCCAGTTCAAGTAGTTCCTCTTCAGCTTCTTCAAGGAGCTGGAGCCGGTCTAGATCCAGATCACGATCATGGGCTAGAAGAAATGATTCCCTAAGGTATGGAAGATATTCTCGATCGTATTCCAGAAGCCGGTCGCGATCACGTGGCTACATGAGGTACCGAAGCAGGTACCGTACCACACGCTACAGGAGGTACTACCGTTCTCCTCCAAGGTATAGATCACGCAGCAGGTCGTGGTCTCGTGGAAGATCATATTACAGAAGGCCCTATTCAAGAAGCAGATCACATTCAAGAGGCCAAAGATACTATGGATTTGGGCGAACTATATATACTGAGGCTTACAGGAGCTGGAGAAGCAGATCACGAACAAGATCTCGTAGTAGATCACCTCTACACTTGAGTGaaaaag AGAAGAGGGAGCTCCTGGAAATTGCAAAAGCTAATGCTGCAAAAGCCCTGGGGACAGATGACATTGTCTTGCCAGCAAGCTTGAAGGTCATTAGCCCCTCCAAAGAGATAAATAATGAAAGGCCAAAGCATGAAAATTTTGGAGAGTCAGCTGAG CAACTGGGAAGACTGACAGAAGATGTAGCCAGAAGTGGAATGGAGAGAGCTACCGTACAGAGAAGCATTTCTTTCAGCCCTAAC AATACAATGGCAAAACCAGTACTACAGAAGCCAGCAAGTCATGCTGTTAAAGAGATAGCAATCTCTCCAGGAAGAGAAGATGACAAAAAGGGAAGTCCCTATGGGCAATGGGTTCCTATCAAGAAGGAGGAGAACAAGTTTTTAAACTTCTCGCCTAAAAGTGCACTGTTCCGGGCACGCTAG
- the RSRP1 gene encoding arginine/serine-rich protein 1 isoform X2: MGVTHEAGLSPQASPQEQDPCGGGPAAWSRNAQVPQGNQHLGCPAAPSGTETGFCRIPVKTEPTSSTCMEKMKVRKTDDMTNFMDDLTLSSPKKRDSCVRSKRSCDRSSTRSSSRSSYSSQSSSSSSSSASSRSWSRSRSRSRSWARRNDSLRYGRYSRSYSRSRSRSRGYMRYRSRYRTTRYRRYYRSPPRYRSRSRSWSRGRSYYRRPYSRSRSHSRGQRYYGFGRTIYTEAYRSWRSRSRTRSRSRSPLHLSEKEKRELLEIAKANAAKALGTDDIVLPASLKVISPSKEINNERPKHENFGESAEMLREYRRRGLHHLQISLLSLSKAVQDRCAELNATCFNTTFHDTAVHA, from the exons ATGGGGGTGACTCACGAAGCGGGGCTGTCCCCTCAGGCGTCGCCACAGGAGCAGGACCCGTGCGGGGGGGGCCCGGCTGCCTGGAGCCG GAACGCCCAGGTTCCCCAGGGGAACCAGCACTTGGGATGTCCGGCGGCCCCCAGCG GAACAGAAACTGGCTTTTGTAGAATACCAGTAAAAACAGAGCCAACTTCCAGTACCTGCATGGAGAAAATGAAGGTTAGAAAGACTGATGACATGACAAACTTCATGGATGATTTAACCCTCAGCTCTCCTAAGAAAAGGGATTCTTGTGTGAGATCCAAAAGAAGTTGTGATAGGTCATCAACAAGGTCATCTAGCAGATCGTCTTACAGTTCACAGTCCAGTTCAAGTAGTTCCTCTTCAGCTTCTTCAAGGAGCTGGAGCCGGTCTAGATCCAGATCACGATCATGGGCTAGAAGAAATGATTCCCTAAGGTATGGAAGATATTCTCGATCGTATTCCAGAAGCCGGTCGCGATCACGTGGCTACATGAGGTACCGAAGCAGGTACCGTACCACACGCTACAGGAGGTACTACCGTTCTCCTCCAAGGTATAGATCACGCAGCAGGTCGTGGTCTCGTGGAAGATCATATTACAGAAGGCCCTATTCAAGAAGCAGATCACATTCAAGAGGCCAAAGATACTATGGATTTGGGCGAACTATATATACTGAGGCTTACAGGAGCTGGAGAAGCAGATCACGAACAAGATCTCGTAGTAGATCACCTCTACACTTGAGTGaaaaag AGAAGAGGGAGCTCCTGGAAATTGCAAAAGCTAATGCTGCAAAAGCCCTGGGGACAGATGACATTGTCTTGCCAGCAAGCTTGAAGGTCATTAGCCCCTCCAAAGAGATAAATAATGAAAGGCCAAAGCATGAAAATTTTGGAGAGTCAGCTGAG ATGTTGAGAGAGTACAGAAGAAGAGGCCTGCATCACTTGCAGATAAGTTTATTGTCATTATCCAAAGCTGTGCAGGATCGATGTGCAGAACTTAATGCAACTTGCTTTAACACTACATTTCATGATACTGCAGTCCATGCTTAA
- the RSRP1 gene encoding arginine/serine-rich protein 1 isoform X3, giving the protein MEKMKVRKTDDMTNFMDDLTLSSPKKRDSCVRSKRSCDRSSTRSSSRSSYSSQSSSSSSSSASSRSWSRSRSRSRSWARRNDSLRYGRYSRSYSRSRSRSRGYMRYRSRYRTTRYRRYYRSPPRYRSRSRSWSRGRSYYRRPYSRSRSHSRGQRYYGFGRTIYTEAYRSWRSRSRTRSRSRSPLHLSEKEKRELLEIAKANAAKALGTDDIVLPASLKVISPSKEINNERPKHENFGESAEQLGRLTEDVARSGMERATVQRSISFSPNNTMAKPVLQKPASHAVKEIAISPGREDDKKGSPYGQWVPIKKEENKFLNFSPKSALFRAR; this is encoded by the exons ATGGAGAAAATGAAGGTTAGAAAGACTGATGACATGACAAACTTCATGGATGATTTAACCCTCAGCTCTCCTAAGAAAAGGGATTCTTGTGTGAGATCCAAAAGAAGTTGTGATAGGTCATCAACAAGGTCATCTAGCAGATCGTCTTACAGTTCACAGTCCAGTTCAAGTAGTTCCTCTTCAGCTTCTTCAAGGAGCTGGAGCCGGTCTAGATCCAGATCACGATCATGGGCTAGAAGAAATGATTCCCTAAGGTATGGAAGATATTCTCGATCGTATTCCAGAAGCCGGTCGCGATCACGTGGCTACATGAGGTACCGAAGCAGGTACCGTACCACACGCTACAGGAGGTACTACCGTTCTCCTCCAAGGTATAGATCACGCAGCAGGTCGTGGTCTCGTGGAAGATCATATTACAGAAGGCCCTATTCAAGAAGCAGATCACATTCAAGAGGCCAAAGATACTATGGATTTGGGCGAACTATATATACTGAGGCTTACAGGAGCTGGAGAAGCAGATCACGAACAAGATCTCGTAGTAGATCACCTCTACACTTGAGTGaaaaag AGAAGAGGGAGCTCCTGGAAATTGCAAAAGCTAATGCTGCAAAAGCCCTGGGGACAGATGACATTGTCTTGCCAGCAAGCTTGAAGGTCATTAGCCCCTCCAAAGAGATAAATAATGAAAGGCCAAAGCATGAAAATTTTGGAGAGTCAGCTGAG CAACTGGGAAGACTGACAGAAGATGTAGCCAGAAGTGGAATGGAGAGAGCTACCGTACAGAGAAGCATTTCTTTCAGCCCTAAC AATACAATGGCAAAACCAGTACTACAGAAGCCAGCAAGTCATGCTGTTAAAGAGATAGCAATCTCTCCAGGAAGAGAAGATGACAAAAAGGGAAGTCCCTATGGGCAATGGGTTCCTATCAAGAAGGAGGAGAACAAGTTTTTAAACTTCTCGCCTAAAAGTGCACTGTTCCGGGCACGCTAG
- the SYF2 gene encoding pre-mRNA-splicing factor SYF2 has translation MAELGGLGVPDDGGSSGSEDEAGPCAAAAAQKREERLRKFRELHMKRNEARKLNHQEVVEEDKRLKLPANWEAKKARLEWELKVQEKKKECAAKGEDYERVKLLEISAEDAERWERKKKRKNPDLGFSDYAAAQLRQYQRLTRQIKPDLEQYEKLKEQYGEALYPTSDSLLHGSHVPAKEGIDRMVADLEKQIEKREKYSRRRPYNDDADIDYINERNAKFNKKAERFYGKYTAEIKQNLERGTAV, from the exons ATGGCGGAGCTCGGCGGGCTGGGGGTTCCCGACGACGGG GGCTCGTCGGGCTCGGAGGACGAGGCGgggccctgcgcggcggcggcggcgcagaaGCGGGAGGAGCGGCTGCGCAAGTTCCGCGAGCTCCACATGAAGCGg AATGAGGCTCGCAAGCTGAATCACCAAGAAGTCGTGGAAGAAGATAAAAGACTTAAGTTACCAGCAAACTGGGAAGCAAAAAAAGCTCGACTGGAATGGGAACTGAAGGTGCAGGAAAAGAAGAAG GAATgtgctgcaaaaggagaagattATGAGAGAGTTAAACTATTAGAGATCAGTGCTGAGGATGCAGAAAgatgggagaggaaaaagaagaggaaaaatccaGATCTAGGATTTTCAG ATTATGCAGCTGCTCAGTTGCGCCAGTACCAGAGGTTAACCAGGCAGATCAAACCTGACTTGGAGCAATATGAGAAGCTGAAAGAGCAGTA TGGGGAAGCACTTTACCCGACATCAGACAGTCTTCTTCATGGAAGTCATGTGCCAGCTAAAGAAGGGATTGATAGAATGGTTGCAGATCTTGAAAAACA AATTGAAAAACGTGAAAAATACAGTCGAAGACGTCCTTACAACGATGATGCAGATATTGACTACATTAACGAGAGAAATGCCAAGTTCaataagaaagcagagagattctATGGGAAGTACACAGCAGAGATTAAGCAGAACTTGGAGAGAGGAACAGCAGTCTGA